The Camelus dromedarius isolate mCamDro1 chromosome 8, mCamDro1.pat, whole genome shotgun sequence genome includes a window with the following:
- the NKX2-3 gene encoding homeobox protein Nkx-2.3: protein MMLPSPVTSTPFSVKDILNLEQQQQQHFHGAHLQTDLEHHFHSAPCMLAAAEGTQFSDGGEEDEEEEGEKLSYLNSLATADGHGDSGLCPQNYVHTVLRDSCSGPKEHEEESEIVRDRSQKSCQLKKPQEAAGDCKTAEDSERPKPRSRRKPRVLFSQAQVFELERRFKQQRYLSAPEREHLASSLKLTSTQVKIWFQNRRYKCKRQRQDKSLELGAHAPPPPPRRVAVPVLVRDGKPCVTPGAPAYGAPYSVSAGAYSYNSFPAYGYGNSAAAAAAAAAAAAAAAAYSGSYGCAYPAGGSGGGSSGASAAASAMQPACSAAGGGPFVNVNNLGGFGGGGGTQPLHQGAAAGAACAQGTLQGIRAW from the exons ATGATGTTACCAAGCCCGGTCACCTCCACCCCTTTCTCAGTCAAAGACATTTTGAATCTGGagcagcaacagcaacagcaCTTCCACGGCGCGCACTTGCAGACGGACTTGGAGCACCACTTTCACTCGGCGCCCTGCATGCTGGCCGCTGCTGAGGGGACGCAATTTTCAGACGGAGGGGAGGAGGACGAGGAAGAAGAGGGCGAGAAACTGTCCTATTTAAACTCATTAGCTACAGCCGACGGCCACGGGGATTCGGGACTGTGCCCTCAGAACTATGTCCACACGGTTCTGCGAGACTCGTGCAGCGGGCCTAAGGAACACGAAGAGGAGTCCGAAATCGTGAGGGACCGCAGCCAAA AAAGCTGCCAGCTGAAGAAACCTCAGGAGGCGGCTGGAGACTGTAAGACGGCGGAGGACAGCGAAAGGCCGAAGCCACGAAGCCGCCGGAAGCCCCGGGTCCTCTTCTCGCAAGCCCAGGTCTTCGAGCTGGAACGCAGATTCAAGCAGCAGCGGTACCTGTCGGCTCCTGAGCGTGAGCACCTCGCCAGCAGCCTGAAGCTCACGTCCACGCAGGTGAAGATCTGGTTCCAGAATCGCAGGTACAAGTGCAAGAGACAACGGCAGGACAAGTCTCTGGAGCTGGGCGCCCacgcgcccccgccgccgccgcgccgcgtGGCCGTACCGGTGCTGGTGCGGGACGGCAAGCCGTGCGTCACTCCCGGCGCGCCAGCCTACGGCGCGCCCTACAGTGTGAGCGCGGGCGCCTACTCCTACAACAGCTTCCCCGCCTACGGTTATGGGAACTCGGcagccgccgccgcggccgccgctgctgcagccgccgccgccgcggcctaTAGCGGCAGCTACGGCTGTGCGTACCCGGCGGGAGGTAgcggtggtggcagcagcggggCCAGCGCGGCGGCTTCGGCCATGCAGCCTGCCTGCAGTGCGGCCGGAGGCGGCCCCTTTGTGAACGTGAACAACCTGGGAGGCTTTGGCGGCGGTGGCGGCACTCAGCCCTTGCATCAGGGTGCGGCGGCTGGGGCCGCGTGCGCTCAGGGCACCTTGCAGGGCATCCGGGCCTGGTAG